A segment of the Vibrio parahaemolyticus genome:
CAACGCAGAAGCAACGCCGACCGCATGTGTACATTGTGTTGCGATTGGGACACAAAATGGCAAGTCTCGGCTTGGGATAGGGCTGCCTTCTGGCGCAAAGTCACTGCCGCGCTCATCGCCGCCCCAATATTGAAGGTTTTTTTCCATACCAATGTCACGACACCACATCGCAGGCATATCGCGATAATAAGGGACAAAGACGTCATCGGTTTTTAATGCCCGTCCTACCGCTATACCAATGGCTTCTGAGCCAAGGTGTGAAGGGTAGGTACCTAGCTTACCTGTTCGTTGCAACGCAACGGCTTTCTGATCGTAGGTGCGAGTTAATACCATGTCGCGGTAAAACCCGACCAAAGTTTCAATGTCAGCCCAGTTGGGTAGTTGGCCGACTAGGTTCCCATCATGGTCGATAAACCGATGCATGGGTAACGCCTGAACGTTCATCTCAAGCTCCTTTTGACGCTGCGGGTCTTTTGGACTGCAGCTGTTCATTATTAAACCAAAGTCTGTATGGGTACTCAGTCTTTGATATCAGCGCAAAAGGCCATACCTAGGGTTGCGAATGTCATCGAGCGTTTGAGGCATCTACTTGTCCCTTAAACGATTGGTCTCTCACACCGCTGCTTGTTTGAAAAACACATTGTTTTAAAACGCAAGACCTCGTGTTGACTGCTATTCACTTGGCCCAACCCTCTGATTCAATCTTGGTATAACCAGATACAGTAAGTGTAAACAAAATGTTAAATTATGCTTTAATTCGAATTTAACCCATCAGTAAAGTTTTGCTTACACCCCATTTTTGCAGAGTAAAATACTGGTTTTTTATATTATTCATTTCAAAATCTGAATTTAATCACTTTTATGTGTTACAAAGTTGCAACAAAATTGGGCTGTGAAATTTGACAAACAAAGCTAAAGTATTTGAGTGTCGTAGATTTATTTGTTGCAGAAAGATAACTTCTTCCCAATCAGACAGAATCAAGGTAGGGTGGCAGTCAATTGAAGAAGTTTGGATTCCAACGTGCCTAAGCGGCGTTAATTCGAACCTAGTGTGGCTCAGTGTTTAGATGGCTACACAGGCTTTGAATGACGGGGGAGTGCAACACTTAGAATTCAGATTGGAGAAGTTATGTACCACGTTCACGTTTACTTTCCTTTGCAACAATTGGAAAAAGCACAAGCTCTGAATGAGATCATCCGCCAAGAGCGTCAAGATGTGTTGCGCGTGTATCCATTGGTCGACAGATTAGTCGGTCCGCACAAGATGCCGATGTTTGAAATGCACCTTGAGTCGATCAGTGAAGAGTTTTTGGTTTGGTTAGATACCATTCGTGGGGATTTTTCTGTGCTTATTCACCCGGTCAGCGAACGAGAATTGCGTGATCACACAGAGAGCGCGATTTGGTTAGGTCGCGAACTAGGTGTTTTCGAAGAAAAGCTAGAAAATTAACGATTTTTGCCCAAATGGCATAGACGTATGACGTCGATATCATTTGGGCGCGTTCCCTCTCTTCCTATTCCCTTCCCTGCAATCCATCCCGTAGTGTGCTAGACCTAGAGGTGTGCCTTCGCACGTTTAAAACCGTTAGCGTGTTCGTTTTTAAAACTAATATTACTCGCTGAGTAAACATATAAGATAGAAAAATCATCGCAATTCTAATCGCTTAGAAAGGCTTAAATACGCGTTAACCGATGTGTAACGTTAGCGATGACAATTAGGGAAGTGCAGTTTACGACCTCAATAGTAACGGCAGTGGCACAGACATTTCTAAGGGGGGAGTATGTTGACGATACTGTTGATTGCATTGGCGCTGTATATTTTCTGGCTACTGTTTCGAAATGGCCCTGCATTTGCCGAGCGACTCCCAGACCACAAACGCAATTGGGTTGGCCCCACCGCTAATCAAGAAGAATGGCGCGGCTATTGTGCGGACGTATTTCAACCTTTTAGTTCCCGCACGACTTTCTATGCTATTGCCTATTTTGCCAATTATATTGCAGTGGCGAATGCGATCTCTTGGTCCATTGTCTACGAAGGCAATTATCCTGTTATGATGAGCCGTTTCGGCAGCTACTTTATTGTTAGTACGCACGACGCCATGCTGGTAGCTGGATTTGTTTCTCTGGCTTTTTTTATCATTAACTGGCAATTGGCGATGCACTGCGCGAGTTTACTCAGCCAATATTTAGTGCGAATCCTTATCATCAATCGCACGCGTTTTGTCGCCATGAGTTTAGTGTTCAGCAGCTATTTTGCTTACTTGTTAACGATAGGAATTTTTTGGCTGTTTCACGACACGTACTCAATTTGGCAAGGATTGAAACTCACGCCTGCTTTTCTTTTATTAGCGCTGTTATTAGCCGTCGTGTTACCTGCCATGAAAAAAGAAACGTCCGAAAGCGAATAAGCGTGAATCGCTCTACCGTTTGAGTAGTAATTCATGTGCCATTGAGTTAGCATTGCCGACCTTTTTTTCGTCAGTGGGAGGACTCATGTATATTGGCTTTGACTATGGCACTGCAAACTGTTCAGTGGCAAAAATGGAATCAGGCGAGCCTGTTTTGCTAAATCTTGAAGGGGATAGCCCGTTCATTCCTTCCACCCTAGCAGCTCCGACTCGTGAGTCTGTGTCTGAGCATTTGTTTCGTCACCGTGACATCAAACCGTTTGATCAAGTTGGAGAGCAGGTACTGCGCCGCGCAATCAACTTGAACCGAGAAGAGAGCATCGAGCTGGAGCCAGAAGACATCGCGTTTGGTCAGGCAGCGTTGAACCGCTATTTAGAAGACCCACGCGATATCTATTACGTGAAGTCACCAAAGTCGTTTCTTGGTGCATCTGGCTTGCGTGATGTTCAGCTGAGCTTCTTTGAAGATCTGGTTTGCGCCATGATGGACAACATCAAAGCTCAGGCGGAAAATCATGCTCAACAAAGTATTACGGATGCGGTGATTGGTCGCCCGATTAACTTTCATGGTCGTGGTGGAGAAACGGCGAACATTCAAGCGGAAAATATTCTACTTCGCGCCGCCAAACGTGCCGGTTTTAAAAATATAGAATTTCAGTTTGAGCCCGTCGCCGCTGGACTGGAATACGAAGCGACGCTTAGCGAAGACAAACTGATTTTGGTGGTGGATATCGGTGGTGGTACAACCGACTGTTCTTTGATTCAGATGGGGCCATCTTGGCGAGGAAAAGCAGACAGGACGGCAAGCTTATTGGCACACAGTGGCCAGCGTGTCGGTGGTAACGATCTGGATATTGCGTTGGCTTTTAAACAGTTGATGTTCCCGTTTGGGATGGAAAGCAAGATGGAGTCGGGCATTGTGATGCCGACGACTCAGTTTTGGAATCCGATTGCTATCAATAACGTTGAGGCGCAAAACGACTTTTACTCACGTGAGAACTTAGCGGCGTTAAAACTGTTGCAGAAACAGGCGCAAGAGCCAGAAAAACTAGCGCGCTTGCTTGAGGTTTATCACGAATCATTAGGCTACAACATTGTCCGCCGTGCAGAAGAAGCGAAGGTGGCACTCTCTGATCAAACGGCTTACCGTACTGGTATTAACTTATTGTCGGAGCTGATTGAAGTGGACGTTCAGCGTGATGAGATGATTGAAGCGATTGAATCACCAAAGAACAAGATGACGGCGCTGGTAACAGAAGCTGTTGAGCAAGCAGGCGTAAAACCGGATGCGATCTTTATGACTGGTGGTTCCGCTCGTTCGCCGATTTTACGTGACGCGGTACAAACCGTGTTGCCAAATATTCCTGTCGTCAGCGGTAACTATTTTGGTTCGGTAACCGCAGGCTTGGCACGCTGGGCGGACGTTTGCTTTAAGTGATCTTTAGTTCTGAGCGAGTTACTGATGTCACGCGCTAAATAGAACCTTTTTCTAATAAAAGAGCCCGGCAGTATGACCGGGCTCTTTTGCATGAAATGAAAGGAGCTTAGTGGTGCATGTGTTTTTCCATATGACCTTTCTTTTCCACCGCCATTTCAACATCGATTTTGCCTGCGTTTTTGAACGTCAGCGTCATTGGGAAGCGATCGCCTTCTTGCAATGTTTGCGTTGGGTTGAAGATCATTAAGTGGAAGCTGCCTGGCTTAAATACCACGGTTTCGTGTGCCGCTACACGCACTTCATCAATTTTAATCATCTTCATTACTCCGTCTTCGTTCGCGTGAGTGTGGATCTCCACACGGCCAGCGATTGGGCTTTCTGCTGCGATCAACGCGTCTTCCGTATCCCCATGGTTGGTCAGCTGAAAGAATCCGCCAATAACAGGAGCATTTGGCGGCGCTTCACGACTCCAAGGATGATCGATGTGAATTTTTCCGGTTTCGTAATCGTGAGCAAGGCTCATAGGGCTAGCAATGAGAGCGATAAGTGACAAAGTGGCGATTTTCATTTGTTTAAGCATGTGTATTTTCCTTTTAAATAGAATGACTTCCCGAGTAAATGCTCAATGGGATAGTTGTTATTATTGTGAGCTTGGGTTCTTAAAGAACCATTAGGCAGGAAAAACACAAGGAGGAGATTGTTTTGGTGCGATATGCTGGTAAACCAATCTGCCGCATTGAGCAAAATGGTAGGGCGTGAGCGCGTGTTTAACGCGGCGTAACCACTGAATGGTGGCAAGATAGAGCCCAACCGCGACAAGCAAGAAAAATTGCACGGCTTGCAGCAGTGGACATTCAAACTGGAAACCGTCGTGTAGCTTCAAGTTATCAATAAATTCGGAAGACGGTTGAGCGTTTGCAGCGATGAGTGTATTGATGTCGACCCAGTTAAAACCCTCAGCGGTACAGAGCAACACCTTTTCATTCTGAACTTTGTTAAGCCAGCTTTTATTGTGCACTTGCGTGGGATTGAGCGCCGCAATGGAGGCCAAATACAGCTGAAACAGTACCGCGAAAATAACCGCAATAGCGGCGACGCGTTGTTTCTTAGGTTGTATTTGAGTGGTTTCCATACGATTTGATATCTGGCTGATTCGGCGCAGGATACTAACAAATAACCCTAAAAATGTAACTGCAAGATTTCCAAAAAGTGATGCAAGTGTATTTTATTTGTGTGCATTACCCACCGCGCGAAAATGTGCAAAAGGAAAAACCAGGTGAGTCGTGAACCCAAGGCCATGAACGACGGGCGATAGCGAAAATTGACTGGCGAGTTAGTGTGCAAAATTTGAGGGATAAAAGATCAAACTGAACACTGATTCTGCACTTGTTTTACGTTAACGGAATTATGACAGTAATTTAATAAAGGATACGGTATTCTCTCGCTCCTTTGTGTATTCCTGAGCGTTTCTTGCTGTGGCAAGAGAGGCGTCATCTTAAGAAATTTCTCCAATGAAATACGAACAACAGATCGAATTTCGATACCCTAAAGGTCGATTCGCGATGGTGAGTGTTTATACATTCACAGGCGCCGCTATTTTAGCGTCGACGATTTTTTCTCTATTGCTATTTTTGTCAATTGACGACAACCCAATGATGCAGGCGCTTTTTGGTGGTTTGGCCATCATCTTTGAAGCTGGCAAATTTTATGCGTGGTATGAATACGGCGAGCGTCGCGCCCACAGAAATTACGGTGGGGCAATTACGGCCTTGGTGTTTTACTCTGTGCTTGCCGCTATCTCTATTGGCGGTAGTATCGGCGGCATCAACAGCGCGACTAACAGCGCACAAAGCCATATTTCTGTCGAGCAAGCAAAAATCGAAGCGTTTAACCGCCAGATTGCGTCTATCGATAAACAGATCGAGCTGAACAACATAGCGGCGCAGAAGTACATCGAAATGGAGCGCATCGCAACGGGGGTGACGCGAATTCAAGAGCAAAACAAAACCCTGCGCGAAGAGCAGCAGAGATTGGCGATGGAGCGAGACAGTTTGCCTCCGGTAACACAAGGCTCGGTCATCGGTCTGATCGATAGCCTTGCAAATGCGTTTGGTACGACATCGCAACAAGCTCAGTTATGGCTGGTGGTGTTCTTATCCATCCTTCTCGATTTCTTTGCGGCGTTTTTTGTTGGCTTGATTGGTGAAGAACAACGTTTCCGTCATTATTACCGTCGCTACGCAGGCATGGCCGTGACATCAATTCGCGATATTGACCCAGAGCCAGCGGGTTATCTTCCACACATTAAGGATGAAGATGACCCCGCCGTTGAGCAAAAAATTGAAGAACCGGAAGAGCCAAAAACACTGCTAGAACAGGTGAGCGATGCCCTTAAAACTCATCAAATCACGTGTACGAAAAAGGCGGTAGCGAAGCAATTTAGACTTTCTGCGGAAGAGGTAGACAAAGTCTTCGAAGAGCTTGCAGAGCTTGGGCTGGTGGGTAAAAAAGCCAACCACCATTACCATTGGATTGGTCAAGCTGAAGCCGCTTAATGGTCTAGACTCAGTAAATATTTAAAGAGCGTCGATGGGCGCTCTTTTTTTATTTTCAGCCCTAAAGCACCTATTTCAGTAGGTGATAATTTACTTGGTTTCATCGTCTTAATGGAAGGGGTACAATCCATCTGAGATTGTTATCAATAGTAATTGTCTGGATGAACAAGCAAACTGGCTTAGTCTTTGAGTTGCTCATTTGTCCGGATTAGCACCTTCCTAGCATAGAGAAAAACGCATGAAAATCAGCCCTTATCCGACTGGTCGCTTCAAAAACTATCTAGAACAGAAAAGTACCGCGTTTCGTGATCTCATCTATCAGTGCCAAGTAAACACTCGTTATTTTGATGCAGGCGAAGCCATTTTGCGCCAAGGCGAGCAACTTCAGTACCTGTATATCGTGCCTGTTGGACGTGTTTCTATGAGCATTTTGGCCGCCAATGGGCGACGTTTCCAACTAGGGGAGGCGAACTGCGATTACCACATTTATGGCGAAATGGAGTACTTTACTCAAACCCCTTGCCAGTGGAATGTGGTGGCTGATGAGCACATGCAAGTCGATGTCATTTGCATTCAGAAACTGACCGAAGCACTACAGCAGCACCCTGAGATGATGGTGTTTTTTGCCTCTGCACTGGCAGAAGACTATCAGGACTCAATGGATATCTATACTAACCGTTTGCTGCATCCCATCACTTACAACATTGCCTATGATCTTCTCGTCCGTAATCAGACGGATACGCTGCTTGGTGGCTTTGACAAAGTGAACCAAGAGGCGGAACGATTTGGTACGTCAGGCCGAGTTTATCGACGTGCGGTCAAAGATCTTATCGATAAAGGACTCATTGCAAAAACCGACAATGGCTTAGCGATTCTTGATGAAATGGCGTTAAAAGCGTTCATCGATTCGCACGAATAATTCAATTCGGGATTGCAATGATTACCATTCATAAGTGCTTGAAATGGTTTAATCTAAAATCACTGTAATGAATGTAAAGTCGTATAAATCTTGTTGAATGCTTTTGAGAGTAACGTTATATTGCGAACGCGCATGATAATAGATCTCATTAAGGCTCAACAAAATGAAAAAACTCGTCAGTGCGGCTGTTTTCTCGCTGCTAACCATTTCTCCATCTTTTGCTGCTAACGTTGTTATTGACCATTACATGGGAAAAACCGAGCTAGAACAATCACCTAAGCGCGTGGTTGTGATTGGTTTTGGTCCTTTAGATGCTTTGGATAACTTCGGGATTGACCCTGTAGCTGTGTCAAACGCATCTCATCTTCCGAGCTACCTTTCTAAGTACAGCAAAGAGAATTACACATCAGCAGGCAGTTTGTTTGAGCCTGACTTCGAAGCTATTTATATGCAAAAACCAGATCTGATCTTGGTTGGCCCGCGTGGCTCCACGAAATATGAAGAGCTAAGTGAAATTGCCCCAACGGTTGTGTTTGCAGCTAAAGAAGGCGAAGGCTACTGGGAAGGCACGCAGGCTCAATGGCGTAACATTGGCAAAATCTTCAACATTGAAGACAAAGTCGAGCAAAAAATTGAAACATTGGATGCTCAATTTAAAGCGATTCGCGACTACAACCAAACGAACAATAACGATGCGCTAACGATTTTGAGCATCGGTGACAACATCAGTGCCTTTGGTGCGAAGTCCCGCTTCGGCGCGATTTACAATGACTTTGGTTTCATTGAAACGGTAAAAAACATCAAGACTGGTACACACGGTGACGTAATTTCTTACGAGTTTATCCGTGAAGCTGATCCGAAAAACATTTTGGTGATCGACCGTAACTCGCTGCATGCGAAGCCAAGCCAAGACCTTCGTAAATCGATGGACAATGACTTGGTGAAAGCGACGACGGCATACAAGAACCAAAAAATTACGTTCTTGGATGTTGATGCTTGGTACTTGGCTATGTCAGGCGTGACTGCGACAGAAAAAATGGTCAACGAGATCAAAAACACTGTCGATCTTTAAGCCCGGCTAGCAGAGGTTAACTTTGAAAAAGTTATTGCTAACCCTTGTGGTTTTAAGCACGGTTTCGTTGTTTGTTGGGGTGGCAGATATGACGCCCCAACAATTGTTTTCTGGCGATGCAAAAGCGTTAGAGCTTTTTTTCACTAGCCGTATTCCTCGTTTGTTCGCGATTTTGCTTGCTGGGGCAGGGCTGAGTATCGCTGGTCTTGTGATGCAGCAGATCAGCCAAAACCGTTTTGCCTCGCCTTCGACAACGGGAACAATTGAGTGTGCCATGTTGGGCTACGTAATGAGCGTGGTGTTCTTTGGCGATGGTGATCATCTTTGGTTGGTGTTTGGTATCTCCGTGCTCGGAACGCTTACGTTTGTGCATTTCATCCAACGTATCCAATTCAAAAGTGTGGTGTTTGTACCGCTCGTCGGGATCATTTTCGGTAACGTTATTGAATCGATGACCACGTTCATCGCCTACAAGTACGATGCGCTCCAAAGCTTGAGTGCTTGGTCGGTCGCGAACTTCGCCAACATTTTGCGGGGGGATTTTGAACTGCTCTACATTGCGGTTCCGATGGTGATTCTCAGTTACTTGTTTGCCGCAAGAATCTCTGCGGTCGGTATTGGTAAAGACTTTGCCGTGAACTTGGGTTTGAACTATCAGCAAGTGGTTACTATTGGCGTGCTGTTGGTGTCCATCATGTCCGCAAGTGTGGTGATGATAGTTGGTCAGCTGCCGTTTCTTGGCCTTATTGTGCCGAACCTCGTCAGTCATTTTTACGGTGATAACCTGAAGAAAAACATTCCTTTAACCGCCATGTATGGTGCCATATTGGTACTCGGCTGTGATTTGGTGAGTCGTTTGATCATCTTCCCTCATGAAATGCCAATTTCCATTGTGATCAGCATTTTAGGTGGCGTGGTATTCATTACGATGTTGCTAAGAGGTAAGCAGCATGCGTGATTCAACCAAAATCGTTTTGCTCGGTGTTATCGCTCTGGTGTTTGCCTTTTTGTTTATCGGCATTGGCTTGAACGCAGACAACTACCAGTACTTTCTTTCGCGACGTGTACCCAAAGTGCTGGCGATTGTATTAGCTGGCGTGGCGATTGCTCAGTCATCTATGGTGTTTCAAACCATTACGCATAACCGGATATTGACGCCAAGCATTATGGGCTTTGATGCTTTGTACGTGCTAACGCAAGTGTTGATCGTATTGTTGTTTGGTGGATTGAGCACATTAGTGTTGAATATCTACGTCAACTTCACCATCGCGGCATGCATCATGGTGGCGTTTTCACTGCTTTTGTTTGGTTTCTATTTCTCCAAAGGTAGCCGAAATTTGATCACCTTATTGCTGGTCGGTTTGATATTTGGGCAGCTCTTTTCCAACGTTGCGTCTTTCTTCTCGCTATTGATGGATCCCAATACGTTCGCTTTCGTGCAGTCCAAACTGTATGCAAGCTTTAACAACGTAAAGGTTAATCTCGTGTACTTCAGTGCGCCGATGTTGATATTGGCTTGCTGGTTGCTGTTTCGTATGCATCGCACATTGGATGTGTTCTGGTTAGATCAAGACAACGCGAAAAGCTTGGGTGTTGATGTGCCGAAAGTGACGCGCAACGTCTTCATCCTTTCTGCGGTTTTGATTGCAATTTCTACCGCGTTGGTTGGCCCAATTATGTTCTTTGGTTTGCTTGTGACCAACTTGAGCCGTGAGATGTTTCATTCCTATCAACATAAAACATTGTTGATAGGCTGTTCACTGTTGGCCATTAGCTCATTGCTTTCAGGGCAGTGGATCATTGAAAACGTTTTTAATTTTGAGACAACGCTAAGCGTGGTCATTAACTTCCTTGGCGGCATTTATTTCTTGTATCTGCTGTTGAAAAACAAAGTCGTATAAACATGATAGTCATAGAGAAACTAACCAAAGCATTTGGTTCGAGTAAAGTCGTTGATAGCGCGGATACTCAGTTCGAAAAAGGCAAAGTCACGTCGATCATTGGCCCAAATGGAGCAGGCAAGAGTACCTTGCTCTCGATGGCTTCGCGTCTAACAGAGCGAGACGGTGGTAGCGTCATCATCGACTGTAAAGAGATCGCTGAGTGGGATACCAAAGAGCTGGCGAAAAGGCTTGCTGTGCTTCGCCAAGCGAACTCAATCACGATGCGATTTACCGTGAAAGAACTGGTCTCTTTTGGTCGCTTCCCTTATTCAAAAGGCAATCTTACCAAAGACGATCATGCTGTTATTGCACAAGCCATTGATTACTTAGACCTGCAAGATATTCAAGATAAATACTTGGATGAGTTGAGTGGTGGTCAGCGCCAGTTGGCGTTTATCGCCATGGTGATTGCTCAGGATACGGACTACGTTTTCTTAGATGAACCGCTGAACAACTTGGATATCAAGCATTCATTGCAGATCATGAAGGTGATTCAAAGGCTTGCTCATGACATGAACAAAGCAATGGTGGTTGTGATTCACGATATCAACTTTGCGGCGTGCTATTCCGATGTCATTCTGGCGCTTAAACAAGGTAAAGTGGTGGCAAGTGGCGCGGTTGAAGAGGTGATTCAGGCAACAACATTGGAAGACATCTACGAAACACCATTTAACATCATTGAGTTAAATGGCAAACGCATGTGCACTTACCATTAATCTGAACCAACTTGTTGCCTTTAACGAACTGCAATAGATAGGCGAGCTTACTTAGTGAGCTCGTCTATGATTGGACAGCGACTTTTTGCATCGCCAGGACAAGCCGATACCCAACCTTCCAACTGTTTTTTAATTTCCATCAGGTGAGCAATTTTCTCTTCTACTTCGCGCAGTTTATCCATCGTTCTTTCTTTCACTTCGCTGCTTTTACGGTTTGGATTATGCGCAAGCTGGACGAATTCTTTACATTCTTGAAGTGAAAATCCTGCGTTTTTTGCTCGTGAAACTAAGTTAAGTTCTTGAATATGATTATCCGAATACTCGCGATAGCCAGAATCACTGCGTGCTGGTGGAGAGATGATCCCTTTGTCTTCATACAAACGAATCGACTTTGATGACAGTCCAGTTAGCTTCGCGACAGCGCCAATATTCATGTTTAACCTCCACATTCGAGATAACGCCGATGCCGTTAATTGTCGTTGTGTATCAGCGCGTTAAACATATTGGTTTCTACGCAGCGTTTGATTTGCAACCCGATGGCATTGGCTTGATGTTTAACGCGAGTATATACTCATGTCGCTGACGATATATACCCCCAAAGTACCTAAGTAGGCTGGATAGACGCATTGTTGAGCGTTCCCGTCACTCTTTTACGATCTCATGGGGCGGCACACCGAACACTTTTTTAAACGCATTAGTGAAATTAGAAGGGTGGTGATAGCCCGCTTCGTACGCGGCTTCAGTAATCGACACTAAACCACGCTCCAAATGTACTCTTGCGATCTCAAGACGGCGATAACGGATATAACCATTCACCGTCATATTGAGTGACTGTTTAAAGCGGCGTTGTAGGTTAGACACACTCATCGAGAATACCTCTGCAATGTGTTCGAGGCTCAACTCTTGTTCAAGGTGCGTTTCGATATAGCTGACAATGTTTTCCACGCGTGAATCACTATGACGTTCGGAGATTTTATCTCGGTAACAGTTGGTGTTTTGAGGGCAAAAATCCTGTGGCATTTGTTGTGTTGCGTGAAACAGAATTTGATAAATCAAACTTTCGATTTCGAGCTTGTCTTGGAAACGATGTGGTGTATCCCGGTTGGTGAGTTCGGTGGCAAGTTCAGTTAACACCTGGTTAAGCTCTAGGTGGTAAAAGGCTTGGTGCGTTTCAAAGAAGGCAGTACTGCAACACGACTCTTCCGTACGGGACTCTAACCATTGCGGCTTTACAAGAATATTAATCTTGTTGATCTGATTGTTTTCAATAAGCGAACGACGAAAGTTAGCAGGATGAATGAGATTCACCACCACGCCTTGAGGTGTATCACTGGCATCGAGGTCGAACTGTAGATCGTCGTAGCCGAAAGAGAGTTTTCCTTCGAGAAGAATGGTGATCAACAATGAAGCGTGCGCGGTAGAGACGATATTGGAGTCAACCAATTCAATGCAGCGCCCGCCATGCACAAAAATCTGGTCATTGTACTGATAAGACAAAAATTTCCCTTCGGCCAGTTGGGTCTGGCATGGTTGCCCTTGCGTCACAATAAACTGTTTTTCCGTGGCTTCCAGTTTTTGGGTCATAGCTATTTTGCCAAGTTTAGTTCGTTTGGCGGTGACTTCCTGCATTTGACGTTTCCTCATAACACTTGTGCGATTTCGCATAACTGAATCGCCTTTGTATTTATAAAACACCTGCTTATTATATCTGAGAATTATTATCATTAATATTTAGGGATGTACTTATGGAAAGCCCAGCTTGCTCATCAATCAAGCTTTCAAGCCTTTGCCTTGCAGTGGGAATGGCATTGGCAAATCCCGTTTTAGCTCAAGAACCTGACTCTCATTTCGAAGAAGTCGTAGTATGGGGAACGAAAGTTTCCAGCAATACCGAATCGATGTTCGCGGACGATATGTCATTAAAGCAGGCCGATCATATGTCGGATCTACTGCGTGATATTCCGGGCGTTGATGTGGGTGGTACTCACTCAG
Coding sequences within it:
- the cueR gene encoding Cu(I)-responsive transcriptional regulator, which translates into the protein MNIGAVAKLTGLSSKSIRLYEDKGIISPPARSDSGYREYSDNHIQELNLVSRAKNAGFSLQECKEFVQLAHNPNRKSSEVKERTMDKLREVEEKIAHLMEIKKQLEGWVSACPGDAKSRCPIIDELTK
- a CDS encoding copper chaperone PCu(A)C, with protein sequence MLKQMKIATLSLIALIASPMSLAHDYETGKIHIDHPWSREAPPNAPVIGGFFQLTNHGDTEDALIAAESPIAGRVEIHTHANEDGVMKMIKIDEVRVAAHETVVFKPGSFHLMIFNPTQTLQEGDRFPMTLTFKNAGKIDVEMAVEKKGHMEKHMHH
- the yegD gene encoding molecular chaperone, translating into MYIGFDYGTANCSVAKMESGEPVLLNLEGDSPFIPSTLAAPTRESVSEHLFRHRDIKPFDQVGEQVLRRAINLNREESIELEPEDIAFGQAALNRYLEDPRDIYYVKSPKSFLGASGLRDVQLSFFEDLVCAMMDNIKAQAENHAQQSITDAVIGRPINFHGRGGETANIQAENILLRAAKRAGFKNIEFQFEPVAAGLEYEATLSEDKLILVVDIGGGTTDCSLIQMGPSWRGKADRTASLLAHSGQRVGGNDLDIALAFKQLMFPFGMESKMESGIVMPTTQFWNPIAINNVEAQNDFYSRENLAALKLLQKQAQEPEKLARLLEVYHESLGYNIVRRAEEAKVALSDQTAYRTGINLLSELIEVDVQRDEMIEAIESPKNKMTALVTEAVEQAGVKPDAIFMTGGSARSPILRDAVQTVLPNIPVVSGNYFGSVTAGLARWADVCFK
- the vctD gene encoding iron chelate uptake ABC transporter permease subunit VctD, encoding MKKLLLTLVVLSTVSLFVGVADMTPQQLFSGDAKALELFFTSRIPRLFAILLAGAGLSIAGLVMQQISQNRFASPSTTGTIECAMLGYVMSVVFFGDGDHLWLVFGISVLGTLTFVHFIQRIQFKSVVFVPLVGIIFGNVIESMTTFIAYKYDALQSLSAWSVANFANILRGDFELLYIAVPMVILSYLFAARISAVGIGKDFAVNLGLNYQQVVTIGVLLVSIMSASVVMIVGQLPFLGLIVPNLVSHFYGDNLKKNIPLTAMYGAILVLGCDLVSRLIIFPHEMPISIVISILGGVVFITMLLRGKQHA
- a CDS encoding siderophore ABC transporter substrate-binding protein, which codes for MKKLVSAAVFSLLTISPSFAANVVIDHYMGKTELEQSPKRVVVIGFGPLDALDNFGIDPVAVSNASHLPSYLSKYSKENYTSAGSLFEPDFEAIYMQKPDLILVGPRGSTKYEELSEIAPTVVFAAKEGEGYWEGTQAQWRNIGKIFNIEDKVEQKIETLDAQFKAIRDYNQTNNNDALTILSIGDNISAFGAKSRFGAIYNDFGFIETVKNIKTGTHGDVISYEFIREADPKNILVIDRNSLHAKPSQDLRKSMDNDLVKATTAYKNQKITFLDVDAWYLAMSGVTATEKMVNEIKNTVDL
- a CDS encoding DOPA 4,5-dioxygenase family protein is translated as MYHVHVYFPLQQLEKAQALNEIIRQERQDVLRVYPLVDRLVGPHKMPMFEMHLESISEEFLVWLDTIRGDFSVLIHPVSERELRDHTESAIWLGRELGVFEEKLEN
- the vctC gene encoding iron chelate ABC transporter ATP-binding protein VctC, which translates into the protein MIVIEKLTKAFGSSKVVDSADTQFEKGKVTSIIGPNGAGKSTLLSMASRLTERDGGSVIIDCKEIAEWDTKELAKRLAVLRQANSITMRFTVKELVSFGRFPYSKGNLTKDDHAVIAQAIDYLDLQDIQDKYLDELSGGQRQLAFIAMVIAQDTDYVFLDEPLNNLDIKHSLQIMKVIQRLAHDMNKAMVVVIHDINFAACYSDVILALKQGKVVASGAVEEVIQATTLEDIYETPFNIIELNGKRMCTYH
- the vctG gene encoding iron chelate uptake ABC transporter permease subunit VctG yields the protein MRDSTKIVLLGVIALVFAFLFIGIGLNADNYQYFLSRRVPKVLAIVLAGVAIAQSSMVFQTITHNRILTPSIMGFDALYVLTQVLIVLLFGGLSTLVLNIYVNFTIAACIMVAFSLLLFGFYFSKGSRNLITLLLVGLIFGQLFSNVASFFSLLMDPNTFAFVQSKLYASFNNVKVNLVYFSAPMLILACWLLFRMHRTLDVFWLDQDNAKSLGVDVPKVTRNVFILSAVLIAISTALVGPIMFFGLLVTNLSREMFHSYQHKTLLIGCSLLAISSLLSGQWIIENVFNFETTLSVVINFLGGIYFLYLLLKNKVV
- a CDS encoding Crp/Fnr family transcriptional regulator codes for the protein MKISPYPTGRFKNYLEQKSTAFRDLIYQCQVNTRYFDAGEAILRQGEQLQYLYIVPVGRVSMSILAANGRRFQLGEANCDYHIYGEMEYFTQTPCQWNVVADEHMQVDVICIQKLTEALQQHPEMMVFFASALAEDYQDSMDIYTNRLLHPITYNIAYDLLVRNQTDTLLGGFDKVNQEAERFGTSGRVYRRAVKDLIDKGLIAKTDNGLAILDEMALKAFIDSHE